A region of Chiloscyllium plagiosum isolate BGI_BamShark_2017 chromosome 37, ASM401019v2, whole genome shotgun sequence DNA encodes the following proteins:
- the LOC122541163 gene encoding protein FAM216B-like isoform X1, giving the protein MGEVIKQARLSSSYRWPPEMTSCVKIPRSMLHCPLLKDLSTGQQRYLSTIITIYRAAPLRRSLHQQYINSLTRQMTLGYISAAEMDKFLDFLKKPKQQQYRKQSPSLVRTVKRASREQSHCSQLKSKTKEGGKRFELLMALRSSTPAQHLNHLTSC; this is encoded by the exons ATGGGAGAAGTGATCAAACAGGCTCGATTATCGTCCAGTTACCGGTGGCCTCCAGAGATGACGAGCTGTGTTAAGATCCCTCGGTCAATGCTGCATTGTCCACTCCTGAAG GACCTGAGCACTGGGCAGCAGAGATACCTgtccaccatcatcaccatctaCAGGGCAGCACCACTCCGTAGGAGCCTACACCAGCAATACATCAACAGCCTGACGAGGCAGATGACATTGG GTTACATTTCTGCTGCGGAAATGGACAAATTTCTGGATTTTCTGAAAAAGCCCAAGCAGCAGCAGTATCGCAAACAGTCTCCTTCTCTGGTCAGAACCGTCAAGAGGGCATCCAGAGAACAAAGTCACTGCTCACAACTCAAATCGAAGACAAAAGAGGGAGGGAAAAGGTTCGAACTGCTCATGGCCCTTCGTTCTTCCACTCCGGCCCAACACCTGAACCACCTCACCTCCTGTTAA
- the LOC122541163 gene encoding protein FAM216B-like isoform X2 yields the protein MGEVIKQARLSSSYRWPPEMTSCVKIPRSMLHCPLLKDLSTGQQRYLSTIITIYRAAPLRRSLHQQYINSLTRQMTLGYISAAEMDKFLDFLKKPKQQQYRKQSPSLVRTVKRASREQSHCSQLKSKTKEGGKR from the exons ATGGGAGAAGTGATCAAACAGGCTCGATTATCGTCCAGTTACCGGTGGCCTCCAGAGATGACGAGCTGTGTTAAGATCCCTCGGTCAATGCTGCATTGTCCACTCCTGAAG GACCTGAGCACTGGGCAGCAGAGATACCTgtccaccatcatcaccatctaCAGGGCAGCACCACTCCGTAGGAGCCTACACCAGCAATACATCAACAGCCTGACGAGGCAGATGACATTGG GTTACATTTCTGCTGCGGAAATGGACAAATTTCTGGATTTTCTGAAAAAGCCCAAGCAGCAGCAGTATCGCAAACAGTCTCCTTCTCTGGTCAGAACCGTCAAGAGGGCATCCAGAGAACAAAGTCACTGCTCACAACTCAAATCGAAGACAAAAGAGGGAGGGAAAAG ATAA